The proteins below are encoded in one region of Triticum aestivum cultivar Chinese Spring chromosome 1B, IWGSC CS RefSeq v2.1, whole genome shotgun sequence:
- the LOC123107583 gene encoding uncharacterized protein codes for MARLSFVPISLLLLASLAAAGAGAAAAADPGERGPRISTQYASEEESRWLDRWTEKHLAAQGSGQPIEIQPGTDEESAQLSRMFPGNAYIGHIEYDKDHPFGRIVVDAFHSKARQAKPNDGQEESRSHAEHDVKDL; via the exons ATGGCCCGGCTGTCTTTCGTCCCCATCTCCCTGCTGCTGCTAGCTAGCCTCgctgccgccggcgccggcgccgcagcAGCTGCGGATCCAGGGGAAAGGGGCCCCAGGATCAGCACGCAGTACGCGAGCGAGGAGGAGTCCCGGTGGCTGGACCGCTGGACGGAGAAGCATCTGGCGGCCCAAGGGTCCGGCCAGCCCATCGAGATTCAGCCGGGCACCGACGAGGAGTCGGCGCAACTGAGCCGCATGTTCCCCGGCAACGCCTACATCGGCCACATTGAGTATGACAAGGACCATCC TTTTGGCAGGATCGTCGTGGATGCCTTCCACTCCAAAGCTCGCCAGGCGAAGCCGAACGATGGTCAGGAGGAGTCTCGCTCTCACGCCGAG CATGACGTCAAGGATCTTTAG
- the LOC123107600 gene encoding uncharacterized protein, translated as MARLSSIPISLLLLASLASAAASAAAVGQEEGGIKIRVRYPTKEQSRWLNRWAEKHQAQGSGEGFRIRPATDEESAFLNRMSARGAEKTGGRAGYDGRIEFGADHPFGRIVEDAFHSRAHTSKANDEL; from the exons ATGGCACGCCTATCTTCCATTCCCATCTCCCTCCTGCTGCTAGCtagcctcgcctccgccgccgcctcggcagCAGCCGTGGGTCAAGAGGAAGGAGGCATCAAGATCCGCGTGCGGTATCCAACCAAGGAGCAGTCGCGGTGGCTGAACCGCTGGGCGGAGAAGCATCAGGCTCAAGGATCCGGCGAAGGCTTCAGGATCCGGCCGGCCACCGACGAGGAGTCGGCGTTTCTGAACCGCATGTCAGCCCGCGGTGCGGAGAAAACCGGCGGCCGAGCCGGCTACGACGGCCGCATCGAGTTTGGCGCTGACCATCC TTTTGGAAGAATCGTTGAGGATGCCTTCCACTCTCGAGCTCACACGTCCAAGGCGAACGATGAGCTTTAG
- the LOC123107609 gene encoding uncharacterized protein, translated as MARLYHLTLLSVFFFLLLTGLVAADPSGGKKVGKKVIMTVRYPAADSGEKITISTHLIGEGGVGDSHFHLDGDDYEPIIFATKNLVSALEKVGDPQASLSEL; from the exons ATGGCTCGGCTCTACCACCTCACCCTCCTCTCCGtcttcttcttcctgctcctcaccGGCCTCGTGGCTGCCGATCCGTCTGGAGGGAAGAAGGTCGGGAAgaaggtgatcatgacggtgcgGTACCCGGCTGCCGACTCGGGGGAGAAGATCACAATCTCGACGCACCTCATCGGCGAGGGCGGGGTCGGCGACAGCCACTTCCATCTCGACGGCGACGACTACGAACC CATCATTTTCGCCACGAAAAACCTTGTCTCGGCCCTGGAGAAGGTTGGAGATCCGCAGGCCTCTCTATCCGAG CTGTAG
- the LOC123077264 gene encoding uncharacterized protein codes for MARLTLLSVFFFLLIFPGLVAADPSGGKIGKKVTMTVQFPPADSPPGEMITISMHYVREDGVHDSHIHLDCHDHEPQLGSAAKYLVRSLEKIQDEEASLSKAYMNMPSQWMDVLFELVSGKIRRDLLYYHSIVSARSSFARANNHSVY; via the exons ATGGCTCGGCTCACCCTCCTCTCCGTCTTCTTCTTTCTGCTCATCTTCCCCGGCCTCGTGGCTGCCGATCCGTCCGGAGGGAAGATCGGCAAGAAGGTGACCATGACCGTCCAGTTCCCGCCTGCCGACTCGCCACCGGGGGAGATGATCACGATCTCAATGCACTATGTTCGCGAGGACGGGGTGCACGACAGCCACATCCATCTCGACTGCCACGACCACGAACC CCAGCTCGGTTCCGCCGCAAAATACCTTGTCAGGAGCCTCGAGAAGATACAAGATGAGGAGGCGTCTCTATCCAAG GCCTACATGAACATGCCCAGTCAGTGGATGGACGTCCTCTTTGAATTGGTCTCAGGGAAAATTAGGCGCGATTTACTTTATTATCATAGCATTGTCTCTGCAAGGAGCTCCTTCGCTCGTGCGAACAATCACTCGGTCTACTGA